The following DNA comes from Nocardioides panzhihuensis.
AGCCGATGCCATCGTCGTCGGCTCGGGCGTGATCGGATCCGCCGTGGCGTACGAGCTGGCTCGTGGTGGTCGCGACGTGCTGGTCCTCGACAAGGGGGCCGGTGCGGGGTTCGGGTCGACCAGCGCCTCGAGCGCGGTGATCCGCTTCCTCTACTCCACCTACGACACGACGGCGACGGCGTGGGAGGCGAAGTTCATGTGGGAGCGGTGGGCCGACCACCTCGGTCTCGACGCCGCCGAGGTGCCGCTGGCGCGCTTCCATCGCACCGGTGGGCTCCATCTCGATGTCCCGATTGTGCCGGTCGGGCCGAGCATCGAGCGACTGGCCGCCGTCGGGGTGCCGTTCACCTACCTGAGGCCGGACGAGCTCTCGACGAGGTTCCCGCAGCTCGACGTGGGTGCCTACTGGCCCAACAAGCCGATCACCGACGATGCGTTCTACTCGGAGACGACCGTCTCTCTGGGGGCGATCTACACCCCGGATGCCGGTTACGTGGACGACCCACGGTTGGCCGCCGACAACCTGGCCGAGGCTGCCCGGCATCGTGGTGCGCGCACCGTCTACCGCGCGGAGGTGGTCACCGCCGACCGGATGGGTGAGACGTGGAGGCTGGGGCTCGCCGACGGCCGCAGCGCCGAGGCGCCGGTCGTCGTCAACGCCGCCGGGCCGTGGTCGGGCGGCTTCAACCGCCTGGCCGGGGTGGGGGAGGAGTTCACGATCGGAGTGCGGCCGCTGCGGCAGGAGGTGCACCAGGTCACCCAGCCGCCGGGCTACGGCACCGACGAGGCGCCCGGGTCGGCGGTCTTCGACATCGACCTGGGGACGTACATGCGACCCGGTCCGGGTGGCGCCTGGGTCGTCGGTGGCACCGAGCCGGAGTGCGACCCCTTCGAGTGGCTGGATTCGCCCGACGAGGCGAACGCACACGTCACCCGGGAGCGCTACGACGCCCAGGTGACCCGCGCCGCCCGACGGCTGCCCGAGCTCCGGGTGCCCAACCAGCCCTCCGGCGTCGTCGGCGTCTACGACGTGGCCGACGACTGGACCCCGATCTACGACCGCACCGACGCGGACGGCTTCTACGTCGCGATGGGCACCAGCGGCAACCAGTTCAAGAACGCCCCGATCGCCGGCCGGTTCCTCGCTGCCATCGTCTCGGCCGTCGAGGACGGCCACGACCACGACGCCGACCCGGTCATCTACACCGGCGAGCACACCGGCCTGAAGATCGACCTCGGCGCCTTCTCCCGGAAGCGGCCGGTCAACGAGGCCACCACGCGGACGGTGCTCGGTTAGGCCGTTCGGGCTGCCTGGATCTGCTCGACGAGGATGTCGCCGTGGCCGGCATGGCGGGCCAGCTCCTGGATCATGTGCGCGTAGACGAACCGCAGCGTCACCTGCTTCCCGTGCCAGGGGAACGCCTCGTCCAGCTCATGCGCGGCGGCGACTTGGCGGGAGTGCTCGCAGGCCGCGAGGTAGGCGGCGCGGACGGACTCGACGGTGTCCTCCGCATCGAGCACGAAGCTCTCGTCGACCGTGTCAGGTAGCCCGATCTCCTCGCGCGACACGTTTGCGACCCGCGAGTGGAACCACACCTTCTCCACGAAGGTCGCATGCTTCACCAGCCCCAGCGGTGTGGTCAGCGACGGGACGAGCTTCCTGCGCGCTTCCTCATCGTCGAGGTCCGCGAGGATCTCGGAGATCTCGTTCCGCTGGATGTCGACCATCCCCTCGAGAAGGTCGCGCTCGCCCGCCTGTCCGATGCTCATGGGCGCAGGCTAGTGGCTGTTCACCTCGGTGCTCGCGCGCGGGTGCGGGTGAGCCGTAGCCTGATCCACATGTCGACGACCGACGATGCCGGACCGCTCTTCGACGGGGTGAAGATCGGTCGACCCGCCACCGGGGGACTGCTGGCGGCGGGCTACCGCACGCTCTCCGATCTCCCCGACGACCTGGACAGTCTGTTGGCCGTTCACGGGGTCGGGCCCAGCGCTGTGCGCCGGCTGCGCGAGGCGGTCAGCAGCGCTCCATGACGTACGCCTCGGCCCGCCGCCGGTCCCAACCTCGCGCCTCGCCGAGCCCCTGCACGAGCATCGCGACGTACGCAGCGGACGGCCGTGTGTGCGGGACCGCGTCGAAGCCGTGCGGAGCCACCGAGCAGATAGGTGCCGAGACGGTCGCGACACATGTTCGATCCATAGCTGACGTACCAGACCTCGGGACTCATCGCGGTAGACCCTAACGAGGGTGACCGACGCCACCCACAGGGAACCCGGCTTGGACATAGGACGCTCGGGGCATCTAGCGTCGTATGACTGTGAACCGACCTCGGAGGCTCATATCGGTATCAGCGCTGGGCGGGGCGCTGGTGTTGCTGACCATCCTCGCCGCCGGACCGCTGCAGGACGTCGACACCCACGGTCACGAGTTCTGGAGCCGGATGCTGCCGCCGGAGGTGCACTACGTCCTCCAGCACATCCTCGACCCGATCGCCGGTCAGGCAGTGTGCCTGCCCGTGCTCGCGACCGTCGCCGTCGTGGTCGCCTACCGTCGGCGCAGCTGGCGGCCGATCATCTGCGCCGCCGCCGCTGAGGCCGCCTTCTACGTGGGCGTCGGTGGCTTCAAGGTGCTGCTGGCGCGCCCGGCTCCCACGGAGCAGGACGCGGAGTTCTTCGCCGGCGGGATCCTGAAGGACGGCTGGCACGGGATCAGCTATCCGTCCGGCCACGCCGCCGAGGCGGTCCTGATCTACGGCATGGCGGTCTATCTGATCGCGCGCTACACCGCCGCCTCGCGGACCACCGTGCGGTTCCTCGCTGTCGGCGTCGGCGTGATCGCGCTGAACGCGGTCGCCGTCTCCTACACCCTCGGCTGGCACTGGGCCAGCGACCTCTTCGCGGGCCTGCTGACCGGCGGCCTGCTGCTGCGGCTGCTGGTCTGGTGGGACACCGAGGCCGCCGCTCGGCAACGCGAAGCGCAGGAGCTGGCCGCCGCCCGCCCGCTCGTGCCGGCCAGCTATGCGCGGACCGAGAAGCTGGCGGCCTAGGGCCGGACCGCTCAGAGAGCGGCGAGCACCCCGTCGGCGTACTTCTCCAGCTTCGCCTCGCCGATCCCGCTGATCGTGCCGAGCTCGTCGCGGCTGGCCGGCAGCCGGGTGGCGATCTCGCGGAGGGTGGCGTCGTGGAAGACGACGTACGCAGGCACGCCCTGCTCCTTGGCGACCTCGCCGCGCCATGCGCGCAGGCGCTCGAAGACCTCGGCGGCCTCCGGGGACAGGTCGGCGGCTGCGACCTTGGGCTTGCGCTCGCCGGAGCTGCTGCGCCGGGCCTGCCGCGGCGGCTCCTTGCGGAGCATCAGCTGCTGCTCCGAGCGGAGCACCGGACCGGCGGCGTCGGCCACCGAGAAGACCCCGTAGCGGGTGTCGACCGCGAGCATCTCCCGGGCCAGGAGCTGGCGGATGACCGAGTGCCAGTCGCTCTCGGCGATGTCGGTGCCGATGCCGAAGACCGAGAGCTCGTCGTGGCGGAACTGGCGGACCTTCTCGGTCTCCTTGCCCCGCAGGATGTCGACGATCTGCCCGGCGCCGAAGCGCTGTCCGTTGCGCTCGCGGTCGAGCCGGATCACGGTGGAGAGGACCTTCTGGGCGGGGACGGTGCCGTCCCAGGACTCCGGCGGCGTCAGGCAGGTGTCGCAGTTGCCGCAGGGCTCCGTGGCCTGGCCGAAGTAACGCAGCAGCTGCACCCGCCGGCAGTCGACGGTCTCGCACAGCGCCAGCATCGCGTTGAGGTTCTGGCCGAGCCGGTGCTTGTGGGCCCGGTCGCCCTCGGAGGTCTCGATCATCTGCCGCTGCTGGACGACGTCGGCCAGCCCGTAGGCCAGCCATGCGGTCGACGGCTGTCCGTCACGTCCGGCTCGGCCGGTCTCCTGGTAGTAGCCCTCGACCGACTTGGGCAGGTCGAGATGGGCCACGAAACGTACGTCAGGCTTGTCGATCCCCATCCCGAAGGCGATCGTGGCGACCATGACGATGCCGTCCTCGCGGAGGAAGCGGGACTGGTTCTGCGCGCGGGTCCGGGCGTCGAGACCCGCGTGGTAGGGGAGCGCGGGGATCCCGGCGCCGACCAGCGTCGCGGCGGTGCGCTCGACCGAGTTGCGGGAGAGGCAGTAGACGATGCCGGCCTCGCCGGGGTGCTCGGCGCGGATCAGGTCGAGGAGCTGCTTGGCGGGCTTGTCCTTCGGAGCGATCCGGTACTGGATGTTGGGCCGGTCGAAGGAGGCCACGAAGTGGCGGGCGTCCTCGAGGTTGAGCCGGGTGGCGATCTCGCGGCGTGTCTCCGCGGTCGCGGTCGCGGTCAGCGCGATCCGCGGCACCTCCGGCCAGCGCTCGTGCACGTGTGAGAGCTGCAGATAGTCGGGCCGGAAGTCGTGACCCCACTGCGAGACGCAGTGGGCCTCGTCGATGGCGAACAGCGAGATCTTGGCCTGATCGAGCAGTCGCCCGGTCTCCGGCACCCGCAGCCGCTCGGGGGCGAGGTAGAGCAGGTCCAGCTCGCCGGCGAGCAGAGCCTGCTCCACCTGCTGCCGCTCATGGGGCATCTGGGTGGAGTTGAGGAACCCGGCGCGCACCCCCAGGGCGGAGAGCGCGTCGACCTGGTCCTGCATCAGCGCGATCAGCGGCGAGACGACCACGCCGGTGCCGGGCCGGACCAGCGACGGGATCTGGTAGCACAGCGACTTGCCGCCACCGGTCGGCATCAGCACCAGCGCATCACCGCCGGTGGCCACGTGCGCGACGATCTCGGCCTGGTCGCCGCGGAACTCGTCGTATCCGAAGACACGGCGCAGGACATCCAGCTCCGGGGTCAAGTCCGCGCTTCGCGCGGTCACTTCCTCGCTCACGCGGGTGACCTTACCGGCCGCCACCGACACCTCAGACGCTGATCTGCTCTCGTTTCGCCGTGGCCTCGTCGGCGGCGGTGGAGCCGTGGGCGCGCTCGAGCGCGGCACCTTCGACGTCCATGTTCGGGAGGATGCGGTCGAGCCACTTCGGCAGCCACCACGCGGAGCCGCCGAGCAGGTGCATCAGGGCCGGCATGAGCAGCATCCGGACGATGAAGGCGTCGAGCAGCACACCGAGAGCGAGGCCGAAGCCCATCGAGCGGATCATCACCGACTCGGCGAAGATGAACCCTCCGAAGACGGAGACCATGATCAGCCCGGCCGCGATCACGACCGAGCGCCCGGCCCGGAAGCCCTGGGCGACGGCGACGCGGGCCGGCGCGCCGTGGACGTACGCCTCCCGCATCCCGGTGGCCAGGAACAGCTGGTAGTCCATCGCCAGGCCGAAGAGGATCCCGACCAGCAGGATCGGCAGGAAGCTCAGGATCGGTCCGGTGCTGTCGAGACCGATCAGCTCGGCACCGATGCCCTTCTGGAAGACCGCGACCACCATGCCGTACGTCGCCAGCAGGGAGAGCACGAAGCCACCGGTCGCGATGAGCGGCACCAGGATCGAGCGGAAGACCAGGATCAGGATCAGCAGGGAGAGTCCGACGACGACGCCGAGGTAGGGGAGGAGTACGTCGGTGAGCCCCTGGGACACGTCGATCGCGACCGCGGTGGCGCCGGCGACGCCGAGGGTGATGTCGCCGTTGACCGCCGGAATCTCCCTGATCGCGTCGACCAGCTCGTTGGTGGAGACGCTGTTGGGGCCCTCTTCGGGGACGACCTGGAAGGCGGCCGTGCGACCGTCCTCGGAGACCGCCACAGGAGCCACGGCGCGGACGTCGTCGAGGTCTGCCAGCGTGCTGGCGACCGTCAGCTGTGCTTGCTGGACGCCGGACTCGCTGAGTCCGTCGGGCAGCTCGGCGGCGACCAGCAGCGGGCCGTTGGCGCCGGCACCGAAGCTGTCCTCGGTGATCGTGTAGGCGGTCTTGGCCAGCGAACCCTCGGGCTCCGAGCCGCCGTCGGGCAGGCCGAGGCGCATGTCGAGAGCGGGGACGGCGAGGGCGAGCAGAGCGATCACGGAGGCGACGACCGTGACCAGCGCGCGCCAGGTCGGCATCGGCTTGGCGTGGGCCTCGGCGGCGTCCTGCTTGCTGACCTTCTTCCGCGCTCGCTTGGAGACGATGCGACCGCCGACGAGCCCGAGGATCGCCGGGGTCAGCGTGATCGCGACCAGGACGGCGATCGCGACGCAGGCGGCGCCGACCGATCCCATCAGGCCGAGGAACGGGATGCCGGTCATGTTGAGCGCGACCAGCGCGACGATCACGGTGGACCCGGCGAAGACGACGGCGGTGCCGGCGGTGCCGTTGGCCAGCGCGATCGACTCGGTGACGTCTGAGCCGTGGAGCAGCTGCTTGCGGTGGCGGTTGAGGATGAAGAGCGAGTAGTCGATGCCGACGGCGAGGCCGAGCATCAGGCCGAGGATCGGGGTCATCGAGGCCATCTGGAGAGCGCCGGAGAGGGAGAGCGCTCCGAGGGCACCGATGCCGACGCCGGTCAGTGCGGTGATCAGCGGGACGCCGGCACCGATGATGGTGCCGAGCATGACCAGCAGGACGATCGCGGCGACGCCGACGCCGACGATCTCGCCCGGCCCCATCGGGTTGGGTGCCTCCTGGGAGATGTCGGCGGAGACGCCGACCTCGATCCCGTCGATCGGGTCGTCGGTGAAGTGGTCGACGGTGGCCTTCTTGGTCTCCTCGGACATCTCCAGACGGCCGACGGAGTAGGCGACGTTGACCAGGGCGGCCGACCCGTCTGCGGAGACCATCCGGATCTCCTCGGAGAGCTCCAGCAGCTGGGCGCCGTTCTCGGCCTCGGCGGCGTTGGTCTCGAGGTCGGCGGCGCTGTCGTCGAGCTTCGACTGCTGCTTGTCGAGGGCGGCCTGCTGGGCGTCGATCTGGGTGGTCGGCAGCCCGGCGGCCTCCGTCTGGGCGCGAGCCTCGTCGATGTCGGCCTGGGCCTTGTCGAGCCTCGCCTGAGCCTGCTCGAGCCTGCTGCGGCCGGCCTCGAGCCTGGTCTGTCCCTCGACGACCTTCTCGGCCTGCGCCTCGCGCTGGGCCTCGGTCTGGAACGGGTCGGTGACCGCGGCGACGTCGGGGAGGCCCTCGGCGCTGGTGATCAGCGCCTGGATCTCCTGCTTCTGGGTAGCGCTGAGCGGGCTGCCGTCCTCGGTCCGGAAGACGATGGTGCCGGAGCCGCCGGCCAGATCGGGCAGCCCCTCCTGGAGCTCGTCGACGACCTCGGACGAGGGCAGCCCCGGGATGTCGAAGCTGGTGGTGAGGTCGCCGGACCAGGCGACGTACGCCCCGGCGGCGCCGGACAGCGCCAGCACCCAGGCAAGGATCACAAGCCAGGCGCGGCGCGCGGCCGTCTTGCCCAATCGATACAACAGCTCCGCCATGGCGGCATCCCTCCGGTTATTCGCAACGGTGCGTCCAGTAAATCACCTGCACCCTGGTGGACAAGGATCGCTGAGCGAGTGATGGGTCACATCTACGCATAGGATGCCGCTCATGCCAGCGTCAACAGGAGCTCGCCGTCGAGGCGCCGTACGCAGCGAGGAGGCTCGTCTCGCGGTGCTCGAGGCGACCGGGCGGCTCTTCGCGGCGCGGGGCTACGACCATCTCACCATCGAGGGCATCGCGGCCGAGGCGAGCGTCTCCAAGCAGACGATCTACCGCTGGTGGTCCTCTAAGAGCGCGGTCGTGGCCGATGCCCTGATCGCGGACATGCTGCTGCCCGACCGCCCGGTCGTACCCGACACCGGGGACATCCGCGCCGACCTGATCGCGTGGATGCAGGATCTCATCGACCTCGTCGCCCAGCCCGGCAACGACGGTCTCGTCCGCTCGCTCGTCGCCGCCGCCTGCGAGAGCCCCGACATCGGCGCCCGGCTCAACGACGCCCTCGGCAT
Coding sequences within:
- a CDS encoding FAD-dependent oxidoreductase, with protein sequence MTESARKMGADAIVVGSGVIGSAVAYELARGGRDVLVLDKGAGAGFGSTSASSAVIRFLYSTYDTTATAWEAKFMWERWADHLGLDAAEVPLARFHRTGGLHLDVPIVPVGPSIERLAAVGVPFTYLRPDELSTRFPQLDVGAYWPNKPITDDAFYSETTVSLGAIYTPDAGYVDDPRLAADNLAEAARHRGARTVYRAEVVTADRMGETWRLGLADGRSAEAPVVVNAAGPWSGGFNRLAGVGEEFTIGVRPLRQEVHQVTQPPGYGTDEAPGSAVFDIDLGTYMRPGPGGAWVVGGTEPECDPFEWLDSPDEANAHVTRERYDAQVTRAARRLPELRVPNQPSGVVGVYDVADDWTPIYDRTDADGFYVAMGTSGNQFKNAPIAGRFLAAIVSAVEDGHDHDADPVIYTGEHTGLKIDLGAFSRKRPVNEATTRTVLG
- a CDS encoding DinB family protein, producing MSIGQAGERDLLEGMVDIQRNEISEILADLDDEEARRKLVPSLTTPLGLVKHATFVEKVWFHSRVANVSREEIGLPDTVDESFVLDAEDTVESVRAAYLAACEHSRQVAAAHELDEAFPWHGKQVTLRFVYAHMIQELARHAGHGDILVEQIQAARTA
- a CDS encoding helix-hairpin-helix domain-containing protein translates to MSTTDDAGPLFDGVKIGRPATGGLLAAGYRTLSDLPDDLDSLLAVHGVGPSAVRRLREAVSSAP
- a CDS encoding phosphatase PAP2 family protein is translated as MLLTILAAGPLQDVDTHGHEFWSRMLPPEVHYVLQHILDPIAGQAVCLPVLATVAVVVAYRRRSWRPIICAAAAEAAFYVGVGGFKVLLARPAPTEQDAEFFAGGILKDGWHGISYPSGHAAEAVLIYGMAVYLIARYTAASRTTVRFLAVGVGVIALNAVAVSYTLGWHWASDLFAGLLTGGLLLRLLVWWDTEAAARQREAQELAAARPLVPASYARTEKLAA
- the recQ gene encoding DNA helicase RecQ, whose amino-acid sequence is MSEEVTARSADLTPELDVLRRVFGYDEFRGDQAEIVAHVATGGDALVLMPTGGGKSLCYQIPSLVRPGTGVVVSPLIALMQDQVDALSALGVRAGFLNSTQMPHERQQVEQALLAGELDLLYLAPERLRVPETGRLLDQAKISLFAIDEAHCVSQWGHDFRPDYLQLSHVHERWPEVPRIALTATATAETRREIATRLNLEDARHFVASFDRPNIQYRIAPKDKPAKQLLDLIRAEHPGEAGIVYCLSRNSVERTAATLVGAGIPALPYHAGLDARTRAQNQSRFLREDGIVMVATIAFGMGIDKPDVRFVAHLDLPKSVEGYYQETGRAGRDGQPSTAWLAYGLADVVQQRQMIETSEGDRAHKHRLGQNLNAMLALCETVDCRRVQLLRYFGQATEPCGNCDTCLTPPESWDGTVPAQKVLSTVIRLDRERNGQRFGAGQIVDILRGKETEKVRQFRHDELSVFGIGTDIAESDWHSVIRQLLAREMLAVDTRYGVFSVADAAGPVLRSEQQLMLRKEPPRQARRSSSGERKPKVAAADLSPEAAEVFERLRAWRGEVAKEQGVPAYVVFHDATLREIATRLPASRDELGTISGIGEAKLEKYADGVLAAL
- a CDS encoding MMPL family transporter — its product is MAELLYRLGKTAARRAWLVILAWVLALSGAAGAYVAWSGDLTTSFDIPGLPSSEVVDELQEGLPDLAGGSGTIVFRTEDGSPLSATQKQEIQALITSAEGLPDVAAVTDPFQTEAQREAQAEKVVEGQTRLEAGRSRLEQAQARLDKAQADIDEARAQTEAAGLPTTQIDAQQAALDKQQSKLDDSAADLETNAAEAENGAQLLELSEEIRMVSADGSAALVNVAYSVGRLEMSEETKKATVDHFTDDPIDGIEVGVSADISQEAPNPMGPGEIVGVGVAAIVLLVMLGTIIGAGVPLITALTGVGIGALGALSLSGALQMASMTPILGLMLGLAVGIDYSLFILNRHRKQLLHGSDVTESIALANGTAGTAVVFAGSTVIVALVALNMTGIPFLGLMGSVGAACVAIAVLVAITLTPAILGLVGGRIVSKRARKKVSKQDAAEAHAKPMPTWRALVTVVASVIALLALAVPALDMRLGLPDGGSEPEGSLAKTAYTITEDSFGAGANGPLLVAAELPDGLSESGVQQAQLTVASTLADLDDVRAVAPVAVSEDGRTAAFQVVPEEGPNSVSTNELVDAIREIPAVNGDITLGVAGATAVAIDVSQGLTDVLLPYLGVVVGLSLLILILVFRSILVPLIATGGFVLSLLATYGMVVAVFQKGIGAELIGLDSTGPILSFLPILLVGILFGLAMDYQLFLATGMREAYVHGAPARVAVAQGFRAGRSVVIAAGLIMVSVFGGFIFAESVMIRSMGFGLALGVLLDAFIVRMLLMPALMHLLGGSAWWLPKWLDRILPNMDVEGAALERAHGSTAADEATAKREQISV
- a CDS encoding TetR/AcrR family transcriptional regulator — its product is MPASTGARRRGAVRSEEARLAVLEATGRLFAARGYDHLTIEGIAAEASVSKQTIYRWWSSKSAVVADALIADMLLPDRPVVPDTGDIRADLIAWMQDLIDLVAQPGNDGLVRSLVAAACESPDIGARLNDALGITATVSTRIETAVAVGQLPADLPAMEFVRALVGGFVLHSLERTEPAPDAAERLVRALLH